A region from the Saccharomonospora azurea NA-128 genome encodes:
- a CDS encoding NADH-quinone oxidoreductase subunit A: protein MTVTGALVLLAVALVGVAGLYGIAFAARLGGTRANLYPFLSGHSPAEHAVSRYHVRWYTVSMIYLVFDMEMVFMYPWTLVVAEKGTSAVVEMFVFLAILFAGVVYAWREGALRWA, encoded by the coding sequence ATGACCGTCACCGGTGCGCTCGTCTTGCTGGCTGTGGCGTTGGTGGGTGTCGCCGGTCTCTACGGCATCGCTTTCGCCGCCCGTTTGGGCGGCACCAGAGCCAACCTCTACCCGTTCCTCTCCGGACACTCACCCGCCGAGCACGCCGTGTCGCGGTACCACGTCCGTTGGTACACCGTCTCGATGATCTATCTCGTCTTCGACATGGAGATGGTGTTCATGTACCCGTGGACGCTGGTCGTCGCGGAGAAGGGCACGTCGGCGGTCGTGGAGATGTTCGTGTTCCTCGCGATCCTTTTCGCGGGTGTCGTCTACGCGTGGCGTGAGGGGGCACTGCGATGGGCCTGA